One genomic window of Acidovorax radicis includes the following:
- a CDS encoding ABC transporter substrate-binding protein translates to MKFHHIAALALVTVSGAYAQAQPSQGVSKDTITLGSIQDLSGPLAGFGKQVRLGMMLRVDEANEQGGVNGRKLDLKVEDSGYDPKKAVLAAQKLVNQDKIFMMIAHIGTAQNLAAMPVQFSKNVINFFPVTAAREMYEPFHKLKYSFAATYYDQIRLALPKLAKEKSAKKICTIYQDDEFGLEVERGGEAALKAMGMEYAEKTSFKRGATDFSSQVAKMKAAGCDFVVLGTIIRETIGTIGEARKTGFNPTFLGSSAAYTDLIHKLGGKPMDGLYATMTVQHPYLDESSQPIRFWANKYKTKFNEDPTVFSVYGYSAVDAFIRAAQKAGPNLTTDTFIKAMDTMVIPTDMFGSSEATFSPTKRLGSDLSRLSQIQDGKWKVVSDYVKP, encoded by the coding sequence ATGAAGTTTCATCACATCGCCGCGCTGGCCCTCGTGACTGTGTCCGGCGCCTACGCGCAGGCGCAGCCCAGCCAGGGCGTAAGCAAGGACACCATCACGCTGGGTTCCATCCAGGATCTGTCGGGCCCGCTGGCGGGCTTTGGCAAGCAGGTGCGGCTGGGCATGATGCTGCGCGTGGACGAGGCCAATGAGCAAGGCGGTGTCAACGGCCGCAAGCTTGACCTGAAGGTGGAAGACTCGGGCTACGACCCCAAGAAAGCCGTGCTGGCCGCGCAGAAGCTCGTGAACCAGGACAAGATCTTCATGATGATCGCGCACATCGGCACGGCGCAAAACCTGGCGGCCATGCCCGTGCAGTTCAGCAAGAACGTGATCAACTTCTTCCCGGTGACGGCCGCGCGCGAGATGTACGAGCCCTTCCACAAGCTCAAGTACTCGTTTGCCGCCACCTACTACGACCAGATCCGCCTGGCCCTGCCCAAGCTCGCCAAAGAAAAGAGCGCCAAGAAGATCTGCACCATCTACCAGGACGACGAGTTTGGCCTGGAAGTAGAACGCGGCGGTGAAGCGGCGCTCAAAGCCATGGGCATGGAATATGCCGAAAAGACATCGTTCAAACGCGGCGCAACCGACTTCTCATCGCAAGTGGCCAAGATGAAGGCGGCCGGATGCGACTTCGTGGTGCTCGGAACCATCATCCGCGAGACCATCGGCACCATTGGCGAGGCGCGCAAGACGGGCTTCAACCCCACCTTCCTGGGCTCCAGCGCGGCCTATACCGACCTCATCCACAAGCTGGGTGGCAAGCCCATGGACGGCCTGTACGCCACCATGACGGTGCAACACCCCTATCTCGATGAGTCATCGCAACCCATCCGCTTCTGGGCCAACAAATACAAAACCAAGTTCAACGAAGACCCCACGGTGTTCTCCGTGTATGGCTACAGCGCGGTGGACGCATTTATCCGGGCCGCGCAGAAGGCAGGCCCCAACCTGACCACCGACACCTTCATCAAGGCCATGGACACCATGGTGATACCGACAGACATGTTCGGCAGCTCGGAAGCCACCTTCAGCCCCACCAAACGGCTGGGTAGCGATCTGTCACGGCTGTCGCAGATTCAGGACGGCAAGTGGAAGGTTGTTTCTGACTATGTAAAGCCCTGA
- a CDS encoding AMP-dependent synthetase/ligase: protein MSNLWDLDHIQPAGTDVLAGDTIAAMFWNAVAERGPRVWMRQKELGIWKSWTWDQTAEAVREIAGGLMSLGFAPGECASILSNTNIEWVLADLAVLSCGGVANGIYPTDAAAQVHYLSEDSRTTVLFVEDDEQLDKALEVRDGRPLLRKVVVFDMEGLRSLNDPGVMSLAALRELGRAWNTQHPDALMQRVKACRPEDLAILVYTSGTTGKPKGAMHTHGALTYTVRGYNTLISRSEADETICFLPLCHIAERMGGEYFSLYTGARLNFVENPDTVPENVREIAPTVFTAVPRVWEKFYSGVMIALKESTRMQQAAYAWSIGVGTRIADRVLAGQPVGGLLKAQFMLARFLALNNVRKLIGIHRARFLVTGAAPISPNLVKWYLALGVPMLEVWGMTETCGASTGMPASRIKPGSIGPAASYNEVRIDPATGEILVRGPNVFKGYLNQPEKTAETIDPEGWLHTGDVGLIDADGYLRITDRMKDIIITAGGKNITPSELENELKFSPYVTDAVVIGDKLPYLTVIIMIDQENVEKYAQDNDVPFSNYASLTRTREVQELIQAEIDRVNTKFARVEQIKKFFLLDTQLTAEDEELTPTMKLKRKLVQQKYAPQIDAMYR from the coding sequence ATGTCTAACCTCTGGGACCTCGACCACATCCAGCCCGCAGGCACCGACGTGCTCGCGGGCGACACCATTGCCGCCATGTTCTGGAACGCCGTGGCCGAGCGCGGCCCGCGCGTGTGGATGCGCCAGAAGGAGCTGGGCATCTGGAAGAGCTGGACCTGGGACCAGACGGCCGAGGCAGTGCGCGAGATTGCGGGTGGCCTGATGTCGCTGGGTTTTGCGCCGGGTGAATGCGCGTCCATCCTCTCGAACACCAACATCGAATGGGTGCTGGCCGACCTGGCCGTGCTGAGCTGCGGCGGCGTGGCCAATGGCATCTACCCCACTGATGCAGCGGCGCAGGTGCACTACCTGAGCGAAGACTCTCGAACCACCGTGCTGTTTGTGGAAGACGATGAACAGCTCGACAAGGCGCTGGAAGTGCGCGATGGGCGGCCCCTGCTGCGCAAGGTCGTGGTGTTCGACATGGAAGGCCTGCGCAGCCTCAACGACCCCGGTGTGATGAGCCTCGCGGCCCTGCGCGAGCTGGGCCGCGCCTGGAATACACAACACCCCGACGCACTGATGCAGCGCGTGAAGGCCTGCCGCCCCGAAGACCTGGCCATTCTGGTCTACACCTCGGGCACCACGGGCAAGCCCAAGGGCGCCATGCACACGCACGGTGCGCTCACCTACACCGTGCGCGGCTACAACACGCTCATCTCGCGCAGCGAGGCGGACGAGACCATTTGCTTTTTGCCGCTGTGCCACATTGCCGAGCGCATGGGGGGCGAATACTTCTCGCTGTACACCGGCGCGCGCCTGAACTTTGTGGAGAACCCCGACACCGTGCCCGAGAACGTGCGTGAGATCGCACCCACCGTGTTCACCGCCGTGCCCCGGGTGTGGGAGAAGTTCTACTCCGGCGTGATGATTGCCCTGAAGGAATCCACGCGCATGCAACAGGCGGCCTATGCCTGGTCGATTGGCGTGGGTACCCGCATTGCAGACCGCGTGCTGGCAGGCCAGCCGGTGGGTGGGCTGCTGAAGGCGCAGTTCATGCTGGCGCGTTTTCTGGCGCTGAACAACGTGCGCAAGCTCATCGGCATCCACCGTGCGCGCTTCCTCGTCACGGGCGCAGCGCCCATCTCGCCCAATCTGGTGAAGTGGTATCTGGCGCTGGGCGTGCCCATGCTGGAGGTGTGGGGCATGACCGAGACCTGCGGCGCCTCCACCGGTATGCCGGCCAGCCGCATCAAACCGGGCTCCATCGGCCCGGCGGCCAGCTACAACGAGGTGCGCATCGACCCCGCCACGGGCGAGATCCTGGTGCGTGGCCCCAATGTGTTCAAGGGCTACCTCAACCAGCCCGAGAAAACGGCCGAAACCATCGACCCCGAAGGCTGGCTGCACACAGGCGATGTGGGCCTGATCGACGCCGATGGCTACCTGCGCATCACCGACCGCATGAAGGACATCATCATCACGGCGGGCGGCAAGAACATCACGCCGAGTGAGCTGGAGAACGAGCTCAAGTTCAGCCCCTACGTCACCGACGCGGTGGTCATTGGCGACAAGCTGCCCTACCTCACGGTCATCATCATGATCGACCAGGAGAACGTGGAGAAGTACGCGCAGGACAACGACGTTCCGTTTTCCAACTACGCCAGCCTGACCCGCACGCGCGAGGTGCAGGAGCTGATTCAGGCCGAGATCGACCGCGTCAATACCAAGTTCGCCCGCGTGGAGCAGATCAAGAAATTCTTCCTGCTCGATACGCAACTCACGGCCGAGGATGAAGAGCTGACGCCCACCATGAAGCTCAAGCGCAAGCTGGTGCAGCAGAAGTACGCGCCCCAAATTGACGCCATGTACCGCTAG
- a CDS encoding ABC transporter ATP-binding protein: protein MNAVLSTPATSPAASTADQPLLRLQNVESAYGPIKAIRGVSLQVRRGEIAAVLGSNGAGKTTILKTISGIIAPRKGSIEFQGADITANDPAAIVRRGLMHVPEGREVFALLSVRDNLLMGAYTRSDADAVARDIETVYGYFPILKERAAQDAGLLSGGQQQMLAISRALMANPELILLDEPSLGLSPKLTKEIFEIVVRINRERGATILLVEQNANMALNASDYGYVLENGRIVMEDSCERLREKDDIKEFYLGMKDVGVRGERRWKKKKTWR, encoded by the coding sequence ATGAACGCCGTGCTGTCCACCCCCGCCACCAGCCCGGCGGCCAGCACCGCTGACCAGCCCCTGCTGCGCCTGCAGAACGTGGAGAGCGCCTACGGCCCCATCAAGGCCATCCGGGGCGTGAGCCTGCAGGTGCGGCGCGGCGAGATCGCTGCCGTGCTGGGCAGCAACGGCGCCGGCAAGACGACGATCCTCAAGACCATCAGCGGCATCATCGCCCCGCGCAAGGGCTCCATCGAATTCCAGGGCGCCGACATCACCGCCAACGACCCGGCCGCCATCGTGCGCCGGGGCCTCATGCATGTGCCCGAGGGGCGCGAGGTGTTTGCGCTGCTCTCGGTGCGCGACAACCTGCTCATGGGCGCCTACACGCGCAGCGACGCTGATGCTGTGGCCCGCGACATCGAAACGGTGTATGGCTACTTCCCCATCCTGAAGGAGCGCGCCGCGCAGGATGCCGGTTTGCTCTCGGGCGGGCAGCAGCAGATGCTGGCCATCTCGCGTGCGCTCATGGCCAACCCCGAGCTCATCCTGCTGGACGAGCCCAGCCTGGGCCTGTCCCCAAAGCTCACCAAGGAGATCTTCGAGATTGTGGTGCGCATCAACCGTGAGCGCGGTGCCACCATCTTGCTGGTGGAGCAGAACGCCAACATGGCGCTCAACGCATCGGACTACGGCTACGTGCTGGAAAACGGCCGCATCGTGATGGAAGACAGCTGCGAGCGCCTGCGCGAGAAGGACGACATCAAGGAGTTCTACCTGGGCATGAAGGATGTCGGCGTGCGCGGAGAGCGGCGCTGGAAGAAAAAGAAGACCTGGAGATAA
- a CDS encoding ABC transporter ATP-binding protein has protein sequence MNPDVLLSAQNLSVRFGGVLAVNNVSFDVRRGEVFTLIGPNGAGKTTVFNLISRIYTPTTGTIAYAGPGGALLPLTDQPPHKVAGLGIARTFQNIELFEHASVLHNLLIGRHTRQHSSLWAEMFFTRKVREGEIQAREKAEQVIDFLDLQHYRDTMVAGLPYGVRKVVELARALCTEPQLLLLDEPSSGLNVEETDDMAFWIQDIQQELGITVLMVEHDMSLVSKVSDRVLAMNQGEVVAMGTPREVQTHPGVVEAYLGTIDDVSNLRRPAGSSMGVRT, from the coding sequence ATGAACCCAGACGTGCTGCTTTCGGCCCAAAACCTCAGCGTGCGCTTTGGCGGCGTGCTGGCGGTCAACAACGTGAGCTTTGACGTGCGCCGTGGCGAGGTGTTCACCCTCATCGGCCCCAACGGCGCGGGCAAGACGACGGTGTTCAACCTCATCAGCCGCATCTACACACCCACGACCGGCACCATCGCGTACGCGGGCCCGGGCGGAGCCCTGCTGCCGCTGACGGACCAGCCGCCGCACAAGGTGGCAGGCCTGGGCATTGCGCGCACCTTCCAGAACATCGAACTCTTCGAACACGCCAGCGTGCTGCACAACCTGCTGATAGGCCGCCACACCCGGCAGCACAGCAGCCTGTGGGCCGAGATGTTCTTCACCCGCAAGGTGCGCGAAGGCGAAATTCAGGCCCGCGAGAAGGCCGAGCAGGTCATCGACTTTCTTGACCTGCAGCACTACCGCGACACCATGGTCGCCGGCCTGCCGTATGGCGTGCGCAAGGTGGTGGAGCTGGCCCGTGCGCTGTGCACCGAGCCGCAACTGCTGCTGCTCGACGAGCCCTCGTCGGGCCTGAACGTGGAGGAGACCGATGACATGGCCTTCTGGATTCAGGACATCCAGCAAGAGCTGGGCATCACCGTGCTGATGGTGGAGCACGACATGTCGCTTGTCTCCAAGGTGTCCGACCGCGTGCTGGCGATGAACCAGGGCGAGGTGGTGGCGATGGGCACGCCGCGCGAGGTGCAGACGCACCCCGGCGTGGTGGAGGCGTACCTGGGCACCATCGACGACGTGAGCAACCTGCGCCGCCCGGCGGGCTCCAGCATGGGAGTCCGCACATGA